The following coding sequences lie in one Musa acuminata AAA Group cultivar baxijiao chromosome BXJ1-8, Cavendish_Baxijiao_AAA, whole genome shotgun sequence genomic window:
- the LOC135581387 gene encoding two-component response regulator ORR26-like isoform X1: MGNPLPSSRAAEAFPAGLRVLIVDDDPTWLKILEKMLRKCSYQGLTTCSLATDALHILRERKARFDIVISDVNMPDMDGFKLLEHVGLEMDLPVIMMSIDGETSRVMKGVQHGACDYLLKPVRMKELRNIWQHVYRKKMQELKEVETHSIDEVINILRNGSEDIEDRHLIDETEMSSMRKRKDVDNKEFVDQELNDPSTVKKARVVWSVDLHQKFVNAVDQIGFDKVGPKKILDLMSVPGLTRENVASHLQKYRLYLSRLQKQNGGTCGGNMQSDHINKTIKGKFGLKSSTNVQQDWELTKYACTTENFQTHGIVANAAHMSEMNRVAPAQVIASKKALVNDAQLGLFLSFKGMLPSIREKACKPLHDERPVMQLMQYPEQENYSVLEGYSCLANPDRDHEPCFDHFPSSQPLVTSATCTNGKDMKDLYEVKPLQPAMPPMACMIDSVSIQVKHGLVNLQDTGAICKLEGSPSIEDCYLDETCNQGCFPLTCEVSLKSKSDTDSMLEDLHLYSVQKLSYLENVSCTGTEIYQYIDSVPISEVQRINLCEDSEPSGEYLYDPVDYSIDEYLFS, encoded by the exons ATGGGGAACCCATTGCCCTCCTCCAGAGCAGCCGAAGCCTTCCCGGCCGGCCTTCGGGTTCTGATCGTCGATGATGATCCCACCTGGTTGAAGATCCTGGAGAAGATGCTCAGGAAGTGCTCCTACCAAGGTC TTACCACATGCAGTTTAGCAACAGATGCTCTGCACATACTTCGTGAAAGGAAAGCTAGATTTGACATTGTAATTAGTGATGTCAACATGCCCGATATGGATGGTTTCAAGCTTCTTGAGCATGTTGGACTTGAAATGGATCTGCCTGTCATAA TGATGTCCATAGATGGGGAGACAAGCAGGGTAATGAAAGGTGTTCAACATGGTGCTTGTGATTACCTTCTTAAACCCGTGAGAATGAAGGAGCTAAGGAATATATGGCAGCATGTTTACAGAAAGAAAATGCAGGAGTTGAAAGAAGTAGAAACTCACAGTATCGATGAGGTCATCAACATCTTAAGAAATGGATCTGAAGATATTGAAGACAGACATCTGATAGATGAAACTGAGATGAGCTCCATGAGGAAACGGAAGGATGTTGACAACAAAGAGTTTGTTGACCAAGAGCTCAATGATCCTTCCACAGTAAAGAAGGCAAGAGTGGTTTGGTCCGTGGATCTTCATCAGAAGTTTGTAAATGCTGTAGATCAGATTGGATTCGACA AAGTTGGTCCAAAGAAAATACTTGACTTGATGAGTGTTCCTGGCCTCACAAGAGAGAATGTCGCAAGCCATCTTCAG AAGTATCGCCTTTACTTGAGTAGACTACAAAAGCAGAATGGAGGGACTTGTGGTGGAAATATGCAATCTGACCACATAAATAAAACCATCAAAGGAAAATTTGGACTAAAAAGCTCAACAAATGTGCAACAAGATTGGGAGCTTACCAAATATGCATGCACAACTGAGAATTTCCAGACTCATGGGATTGTTGCCAATGCAGCTCACATGAGTGAAATGAACAGAGTGGCACCTGCGCAAGTAATAGCAAGTAAGAAAGCTTTAGTGAATGATGCTCAGTTAGGTCTATTTCTTTCTTTCAAGGGCATGCTGCCAAGCATTAGGGAGAAGGCATGCAAGCCTTTGCATGATGAAAGGCCAGTGATGCAGCTCATGCAGTATCCAGAACAAGAAAACTACAGCGTATTGGAAGGCTACTCATGTTTGGCAAATCCTGATCGAGATCATGAGCCCTGTTTTGATCATTTTCCGTCTTCACAACCCTTAGTCACATCAGCCACTTGCACAAATGGTAAGGATATGAAAGATCTCTATGAAGTGAAACCTCTCCAGCCTGCTATGCCTCCAATGGCATGCATGATTGACTCGGTATCTATTCAAGTTAAACATGGACTAGTTAACTTACAAGACACTGGAGCAATTTGTAAACTAGAGGGATCACCAAGCATAGAAGATTGTTACCTTGATGAGACATGCAACCAAGGGTGTTTTCCTCTAACATGTGAGGTCAGTCTTAAAAGTAAGAGCGACACGGATTCTATGCTTGAGGATTTACATCTGTATTCTGTTCAGAAGCTCAGCTACTTGGAGAATGTGAGTTGTACTGGCACAGAAATATATCAGTACATTGATTCAGTGCCGATTTCTGAAGTCCAACGTATTAACTTGTGCGAGGATTCTGAACCCAGTGGTGAGTACTTATATGATCCGGTGGATTACTCAATTGATGAATACCTTTTTTCATAG
- the LOC135581387 gene encoding two-component response regulator ORR26-like isoform X3 translates to MGNPLPSSRAAEAFPAGLRVLIVDDDPTWLKILEKMLRKCSYQVMSIDGETSRVMKGVQHGACDYLLKPVRMKELRNIWQHVYRKKMQELKEVETHSIDEVINILRNGSEDIEDRHLIDETEMSSMRKRKDVDNKEFVDQELNDPSTVKKARVVWSVDLHQKFVNAVDQIGFDKVGPKKILDLMSVPGLTRENVASHLQKYRLYLSRLQKQNGGTCGGNMQSDHINKTIKGKFGLKSSTNVQQDWELTKYACTTENFQTHGIVANAAHMSEMNRVAPAQVIASKKALVNDAQLGLFLSFKGMLPSIREKACKPLHDERPVMQLMQYPEQENYSVLEGYSCLANPDRDHEPCFDHFPSSQPLVTSATCTNGKDMKDLYEVKPLQPAMPPMACMIDSVSIQVKHGLVNLQDTGAICKLEGSPSIEDCYLDETCNQGCFPLTCEVSLKSKSDTDSMLEDLHLYSVQKLSYLENVSCTGTEIYQYIDSVPISEVQRINLCEDSEPSGEYLYDPVDYSIDEYLFS, encoded by the exons ATGGGGAACCCATTGCCCTCCTCCAGAGCAGCCGAAGCCTTCCCGGCCGGCCTTCGGGTTCTGATCGTCGATGATGATCCCACCTGGTTGAAGATCCTGGAGAAGATGCTCAGGAAGTGCTCCTACCAAG TGATGTCCATAGATGGGGAGACAAGCAGGGTAATGAAAGGTGTTCAACATGGTGCTTGTGATTACCTTCTTAAACCCGTGAGAATGAAGGAGCTAAGGAATATATGGCAGCATGTTTACAGAAAGAAAATGCAGGAGTTGAAAGAAGTAGAAACTCACAGTATCGATGAGGTCATCAACATCTTAAGAAATGGATCTGAAGATATTGAAGACAGACATCTGATAGATGAAACTGAGATGAGCTCCATGAGGAAACGGAAGGATGTTGACAACAAAGAGTTTGTTGACCAAGAGCTCAATGATCCTTCCACAGTAAAGAAGGCAAGAGTGGTTTGGTCCGTGGATCTTCATCAGAAGTTTGTAAATGCTGTAGATCAGATTGGATTCGACA AAGTTGGTCCAAAGAAAATACTTGACTTGATGAGTGTTCCTGGCCTCACAAGAGAGAATGTCGCAAGCCATCTTCAG AAGTATCGCCTTTACTTGAGTAGACTACAAAAGCAGAATGGAGGGACTTGTGGTGGAAATATGCAATCTGACCACATAAATAAAACCATCAAAGGAAAATTTGGACTAAAAAGCTCAACAAATGTGCAACAAGATTGGGAGCTTACCAAATATGCATGCACAACTGAGAATTTCCAGACTCATGGGATTGTTGCCAATGCAGCTCACATGAGTGAAATGAACAGAGTGGCACCTGCGCAAGTAATAGCAAGTAAGAAAGCTTTAGTGAATGATGCTCAGTTAGGTCTATTTCTTTCTTTCAAGGGCATGCTGCCAAGCATTAGGGAGAAGGCATGCAAGCCTTTGCATGATGAAAGGCCAGTGATGCAGCTCATGCAGTATCCAGAACAAGAAAACTACAGCGTATTGGAAGGCTACTCATGTTTGGCAAATCCTGATCGAGATCATGAGCCCTGTTTTGATCATTTTCCGTCTTCACAACCCTTAGTCACATCAGCCACTTGCACAAATGGTAAGGATATGAAAGATCTCTATGAAGTGAAACCTCTCCAGCCTGCTATGCCTCCAATGGCATGCATGATTGACTCGGTATCTATTCAAGTTAAACATGGACTAGTTAACTTACAAGACACTGGAGCAATTTGTAAACTAGAGGGATCACCAAGCATAGAAGATTGTTACCTTGATGAGACATGCAACCAAGGGTGTTTTCCTCTAACATGTGAGGTCAGTCTTAAAAGTAAGAGCGACACGGATTCTATGCTTGAGGATTTACATCTGTATTCTGTTCAGAAGCTCAGCTACTTGGAGAATGTGAGTTGTACTGGCACAGAAATATATCAGTACATTGATTCAGTGCCGATTTCTGAAGTCCAACGTATTAACTTGTGCGAGGATTCTGAACCCAGTGGTGAGTACTTATATGATCCGGTGGATTACTCAATTGATGAATACCTTTTTTCATAG
- the LOC135581387 gene encoding two-component response regulator ORR26-like isoform X2, with product MGNPLPSSRAAEAFPAGLRVLIVDDDPTWLKILEKMLRKCSYQVTTCSLATDALHILRERKARFDIVISDVNMPDMDGFKLLEHVGLEMDLPVIMMSIDGETSRVMKGVQHGACDYLLKPVRMKELRNIWQHVYRKKMQELKEVETHSIDEVINILRNGSEDIEDRHLIDETEMSSMRKRKDVDNKEFVDQELNDPSTVKKARVVWSVDLHQKFVNAVDQIGFDKVGPKKILDLMSVPGLTRENVASHLQKYRLYLSRLQKQNGGTCGGNMQSDHINKTIKGKFGLKSSTNVQQDWELTKYACTTENFQTHGIVANAAHMSEMNRVAPAQVIASKKALVNDAQLGLFLSFKGMLPSIREKACKPLHDERPVMQLMQYPEQENYSVLEGYSCLANPDRDHEPCFDHFPSSQPLVTSATCTNGKDMKDLYEVKPLQPAMPPMACMIDSVSIQVKHGLVNLQDTGAICKLEGSPSIEDCYLDETCNQGCFPLTCEVSLKSKSDTDSMLEDLHLYSVQKLSYLENVSCTGTEIYQYIDSVPISEVQRINLCEDSEPSGEYLYDPVDYSIDEYLFS from the exons ATGGGGAACCCATTGCCCTCCTCCAGAGCAGCCGAAGCCTTCCCGGCCGGCCTTCGGGTTCTGATCGTCGATGATGATCCCACCTGGTTGAAGATCCTGGAGAAGATGCTCAGGAAGTGCTCCTACCAAG TTACCACATGCAGTTTAGCAACAGATGCTCTGCACATACTTCGTGAAAGGAAAGCTAGATTTGACATTGTAATTAGTGATGTCAACATGCCCGATATGGATGGTTTCAAGCTTCTTGAGCATGTTGGACTTGAAATGGATCTGCCTGTCATAA TGATGTCCATAGATGGGGAGACAAGCAGGGTAATGAAAGGTGTTCAACATGGTGCTTGTGATTACCTTCTTAAACCCGTGAGAATGAAGGAGCTAAGGAATATATGGCAGCATGTTTACAGAAAGAAAATGCAGGAGTTGAAAGAAGTAGAAACTCACAGTATCGATGAGGTCATCAACATCTTAAGAAATGGATCTGAAGATATTGAAGACAGACATCTGATAGATGAAACTGAGATGAGCTCCATGAGGAAACGGAAGGATGTTGACAACAAAGAGTTTGTTGACCAAGAGCTCAATGATCCTTCCACAGTAAAGAAGGCAAGAGTGGTTTGGTCCGTGGATCTTCATCAGAAGTTTGTAAATGCTGTAGATCAGATTGGATTCGACA AAGTTGGTCCAAAGAAAATACTTGACTTGATGAGTGTTCCTGGCCTCACAAGAGAGAATGTCGCAAGCCATCTTCAG AAGTATCGCCTTTACTTGAGTAGACTACAAAAGCAGAATGGAGGGACTTGTGGTGGAAATATGCAATCTGACCACATAAATAAAACCATCAAAGGAAAATTTGGACTAAAAAGCTCAACAAATGTGCAACAAGATTGGGAGCTTACCAAATATGCATGCACAACTGAGAATTTCCAGACTCATGGGATTGTTGCCAATGCAGCTCACATGAGTGAAATGAACAGAGTGGCACCTGCGCAAGTAATAGCAAGTAAGAAAGCTTTAGTGAATGATGCTCAGTTAGGTCTATTTCTTTCTTTCAAGGGCATGCTGCCAAGCATTAGGGAGAAGGCATGCAAGCCTTTGCATGATGAAAGGCCAGTGATGCAGCTCATGCAGTATCCAGAACAAGAAAACTACAGCGTATTGGAAGGCTACTCATGTTTGGCAAATCCTGATCGAGATCATGAGCCCTGTTTTGATCATTTTCCGTCTTCACAACCCTTAGTCACATCAGCCACTTGCACAAATGGTAAGGATATGAAAGATCTCTATGAAGTGAAACCTCTCCAGCCTGCTATGCCTCCAATGGCATGCATGATTGACTCGGTATCTATTCAAGTTAAACATGGACTAGTTAACTTACAAGACACTGGAGCAATTTGTAAACTAGAGGGATCACCAAGCATAGAAGATTGTTACCTTGATGAGACATGCAACCAAGGGTGTTTTCCTCTAACATGTGAGGTCAGTCTTAAAAGTAAGAGCGACACGGATTCTATGCTTGAGGATTTACATCTGTATTCTGTTCAGAAGCTCAGCTACTTGGAGAATGTGAGTTGTACTGGCACAGAAATATATCAGTACATTGATTCAGTGCCGATTTCTGAAGTCCAACGTATTAACTTGTGCGAGGATTCTGAACCCAGTGGTGAGTACTTATATGATCCGGTGGATTACTCAATTGATGAATACCTTTTTTCATAG
- the LOC135581387 gene encoding two-component response regulator ORR26-like isoform X4 — protein MPDMDGFKLLEHVGLEMDLPVIMMSIDGETSRVMKGVQHGACDYLLKPVRMKELRNIWQHVYRKKMQELKEVETHSIDEVINILRNGSEDIEDRHLIDETEMSSMRKRKDVDNKEFVDQELNDPSTVKKARVVWSVDLHQKFVNAVDQIGFDKVGPKKILDLMSVPGLTRENVASHLQKYRLYLSRLQKQNGGTCGGNMQSDHINKTIKGKFGLKSSTNVQQDWELTKYACTTENFQTHGIVANAAHMSEMNRVAPAQVIASKKALVNDAQLGLFLSFKGMLPSIREKACKPLHDERPVMQLMQYPEQENYSVLEGYSCLANPDRDHEPCFDHFPSSQPLVTSATCTNGKDMKDLYEVKPLQPAMPPMACMIDSVSIQVKHGLVNLQDTGAICKLEGSPSIEDCYLDETCNQGCFPLTCEVSLKSKSDTDSMLEDLHLYSVQKLSYLENVSCTGTEIYQYIDSVPISEVQRINLCEDSEPSGEYLYDPVDYSIDEYLFS, from the exons ATGCCCGATATGGATGGTTTCAAGCTTCTTGAGCATGTTGGACTTGAAATGGATCTGCCTGTCATAA TGATGTCCATAGATGGGGAGACAAGCAGGGTAATGAAAGGTGTTCAACATGGTGCTTGTGATTACCTTCTTAAACCCGTGAGAATGAAGGAGCTAAGGAATATATGGCAGCATGTTTACAGAAAGAAAATGCAGGAGTTGAAAGAAGTAGAAACTCACAGTATCGATGAGGTCATCAACATCTTAAGAAATGGATCTGAAGATATTGAAGACAGACATCTGATAGATGAAACTGAGATGAGCTCCATGAGGAAACGGAAGGATGTTGACAACAAAGAGTTTGTTGACCAAGAGCTCAATGATCCTTCCACAGTAAAGAAGGCAAGAGTGGTTTGGTCCGTGGATCTTCATCAGAAGTTTGTAAATGCTGTAGATCAGATTGGATTCGACA AAGTTGGTCCAAAGAAAATACTTGACTTGATGAGTGTTCCTGGCCTCACAAGAGAGAATGTCGCAAGCCATCTTCAG AAGTATCGCCTTTACTTGAGTAGACTACAAAAGCAGAATGGAGGGACTTGTGGTGGAAATATGCAATCTGACCACATAAATAAAACCATCAAAGGAAAATTTGGACTAAAAAGCTCAACAAATGTGCAACAAGATTGGGAGCTTACCAAATATGCATGCACAACTGAGAATTTCCAGACTCATGGGATTGTTGCCAATGCAGCTCACATGAGTGAAATGAACAGAGTGGCACCTGCGCAAGTAATAGCAAGTAAGAAAGCTTTAGTGAATGATGCTCAGTTAGGTCTATTTCTTTCTTTCAAGGGCATGCTGCCAAGCATTAGGGAGAAGGCATGCAAGCCTTTGCATGATGAAAGGCCAGTGATGCAGCTCATGCAGTATCCAGAACAAGAAAACTACAGCGTATTGGAAGGCTACTCATGTTTGGCAAATCCTGATCGAGATCATGAGCCCTGTTTTGATCATTTTCCGTCTTCACAACCCTTAGTCACATCAGCCACTTGCACAAATGGTAAGGATATGAAAGATCTCTATGAAGTGAAACCTCTCCAGCCTGCTATGCCTCCAATGGCATGCATGATTGACTCGGTATCTATTCAAGTTAAACATGGACTAGTTAACTTACAAGACACTGGAGCAATTTGTAAACTAGAGGGATCACCAAGCATAGAAGATTGTTACCTTGATGAGACATGCAACCAAGGGTGTTTTCCTCTAACATGTGAGGTCAGTCTTAAAAGTAAGAGCGACACGGATTCTATGCTTGAGGATTTACATCTGTATTCTGTTCAGAAGCTCAGCTACTTGGAGAATGTGAGTTGTACTGGCACAGAAATATATCAGTACATTGATTCAGTGCCGATTTCTGAAGTCCAACGTATTAACTTGTGCGAGGATTCTGAACCCAGTGGTGAGTACTTATATGATCCGGTGGATTACTCAATTGATGAATACCTTTTTTCATAG